Genomic window (Staphylococcus debuckii):
CCTTCCTATGTATAAGTTCTTCAATAAAATCTACTCTTCCTTCACACAGAAAAAGACTTCCTCTGTAAAAGAGAAAGCCTTAAATACTTTCTCTCATCTTTATAAGCTTACGCTTAATGTGAATTAGCACCTTTTCATATAATGATGGTTGCCGGGCTTCGTCGGGCACTTCCCTCCGCCGCTCTGGATAAGAGTTTAATTGATTGAATTGTATTAAGGTTACCACTAACTTAAAATGCGGTCAATGAGATTTTAAAATTTTCTGATAAATAATGGTTGGCAGAATATCTATTCACAACTTTTGTGTCAACTGTTGCGAGCATAGATATACTGTCTCAATATTGAATTTTTACTTTAAGTTTCCAGAAGACACTTCATCTAATAACTGTCCTAAAGGTCCTTTGTACATTAATAAATATAAACTATTAATAAGCGCTTCTTTAGATATTCTGTCAGGATCAAGCACCCAAAATTTAATAGTGGAAATAATAGCGCCTGCTATAAAACAATGAAAATATCTATAGGGAATAGTATTGATGTTTTTTTCATTGTTCAATATAGTAGTTAAATTTTGTGCTATAGTTTCAGACAATTTATCTTCGATAGCACTCTTTCTTTTCATATTAAATAAAACTTCATATAACTCAATATTCTTAAGTATAATTTCAACTATATTTTGAGAGACACCATTAAATAAGTCATTCAAACTTTTTTCATTTCTTTCTCTAAATGTAGATAGTGCATTATAATTTATATGTTTTTTGATGTTTTGAATTTCATTGTCTTCTAATGCGGTTAATAAATGGTACTTATCTGTATAATACTTATAAAATGTCGCTCTATTGATATCTGCTTCGTCAGCTATCTGTTGAATAGTTATTTCCTCTATCGAATAAGTTTTAAGCAATTGAATAAATGCACTGCTGATTGATTTTGTGGTACGTCTGACTCTGCGATCCATTTGTTCGTCTCCTTTTTTCGTTTCTAATTAACATCTCTATGATTGTAGCAATATCAGAAAATTACTTTTCTTACATATTTCTCTAATTTGTTGCTTAACATTCACATTCGTCCTAATTGGTTATTGAGTATAGTTTTTACGAGTTTATAATAACACATAGAATGATAAGCAACATCGTGTTGCTTAAAATTAGGAGGAAACTTTATGAAGAAAAAATTACTATGGCTTATCCCTATTGCAGCAACACTTATCCTTATAATCTTAGCAACAGCCTTTTATCCTGCTTATAATCCGAAACCTAAAAATGTTCCTATCGCAGTATTAAATAAAGACAGTGGTTTTGAAGTTCAAGGTAAATCTATGAATATAGGAGAAAGTTTTATTGATAAACTAAAAGAAAGTAAAAATGAAACTATAGATTGGAAGCAAGTAGATAATACAAAAAAACTCAATAAAGGGTTAGAAGATAATAAATATGTTGGAGCTATTGTGTTCGATAAAGATTTTTCAAAAAATGCTCTAAGCAATGCGCAAAATAAGATTATGTTAGAAAAACAAAAAGAAATAAAAGAAAAGGTTAATTCAGGCGAGTTATCACCTGAACAA
Coding sequences:
- a CDS encoding YhgE/Pip domain-containing protein translates to MKKKLLWLIPIAATLILIILATAFYPAYNPKPKNVPIAVLNKDSGFEVQGKSMNIGESFIDKLKESKNETIDWKQVDNTKKLNKGLEDNKYVGAIVFDKDFSKNALSNAQNKIMLEKQKEIKEKVNSGELSPEQIKIMQSKVGKGAQKVPEPKEAQIGIIINQGSNAQVSNIAQQALTKISDKLNNQISKQNVELLAKNNIDLPSNSITSLIL
- a CDS encoding TetR/AcrR family transcriptional regulator, yielding MDRRVRRTTKSISSAFIQLLKTYSIEEITIQQIADEADINRATFYKYYTDKYHLLTALEDNEIQNIKKHINYNALSTFRERNEKSLNDLFNGVSQNIVEIILKNIELYEVLFNMKRKSAIEDKLSETIAQNLTTILNNEKNINTIPYRYFHCFIAGAIISTIKFWVLDPDRISKEALINSLYLLMYKGPLGQLLDEVSSGNLK